The following coding sequences are from one Paenibacillus sp. JDR-2 window:
- a CDS encoding glycerophosphodiester phosphodiesterase: protein MRRKEIPSFYFYMLHGLLVAVVLVLVLSLAEHPAVSAGQRIAKHAAIIAHRGASGYAPEHTLAAFRSAIEAGADFIEIDLQLTKDGQIVAMHDNTVNRTTNAKGKVGAMTLDVIKQLDAGSWFNKHHPMYAREEYARQQVPSLTDIFTAFGRETHYILEIKDSTYNPGIEEKLLETIYQYRLEDQVIIQSFDAKSLKKIHRLNDRIELLQLMWYNTPARISSVSLNKIKKYATGISPNFPKINAAYVHKVQKSGLRIYPYTVNYQLNMDRALSWGVDGIYTDYPDRFREVLQQNSSYVYLLRHTLTQWLYN from the coding sequence ATGCGAAGGAAAGAAATACCGTCCTTTTATTTCTATATGCTGCATGGCTTGCTTGTTGCTGTAGTTCTTGTCCTAGTCTTGTCATTAGCGGAGCATCCGGCCGTGTCCGCCGGTCAGAGGATTGCGAAGCACGCAGCTATTATTGCCCATCGCGGAGCATCCGGTTATGCCCCCGAGCATACCCTTGCTGCTTTTCGCAGCGCCATTGAAGCGGGAGCGGATTTTATCGAGATTGATCTTCAGCTTACGAAGGACGGCCAGATCGTTGCGATGCATGACAATACGGTTAACCGTACCACAAACGCAAAAGGCAAGGTGGGGGCCATGACCCTTGATGTCATTAAGCAGCTGGATGCCGGCTCCTGGTTTAATAAACATCATCCGATGTATGCCAGAGAAGAGTACGCGAGGCAGCAAGTGCCCTCTCTAACCGATATATTTACCGCTTTTGGCCGAGAAACGCATTATATTCTAGAGATAAAAGATTCGACTTACAACCCGGGAATTGAAGAAAAGCTATTGGAGACCATCTACCAGTACCGGCTTGAGGATCAAGTTATTATCCAGTCTTTTGACGCAAAGAGCTTAAAGAAAATCCATAGGCTGAACGACAGAATCGAATTACTGCAGTTGATGTGGTACAACACGCCAGCCCGGATCAGCAGCGTTTCTTTAAATAAAATTAAAAAATACGCGACAGGGATCAGCCCTAATTTTCCGAAAATTAATGCTGCCTATGTTCATAAGGTTCAAAAATCCGGTCTTCGCATTTACCCGTATACCGTTAATTATCAATTAAACATGGATCGGGCCTTGAGCTGGGGAGTTGACGGAATATACACGGATTATCCGGATCGGTTCCGCGAAGTGCTGCAGCAGAACAGCAGTTATGTATATTTGCTTCGCCATACGCTCACCCAGTGGCTGTACAACTGA
- a CDS encoding MFS transporter has protein sequence MSEAAALLRTSKNRKLLFSAGFSWLFDAMDVGLVSFIAAALSVDWNLNAEQIGLLAAINSTGMAFGAAVSGSLADRYGRKAVLLWTLLLFSVASGLSALAPNLFVLALLRFVAGFGLGGELPVASTLVSESVPVEVRGRAIVLLESFWAGGWILAALISYFFIPHYGWRMALVIGAIPAVYALFLRRAIEDSPRYKEQADRRRLSFGERMASLWSGPYQRATVTLWILWFTVVFSYYGMFLWLPTVMVLKGFTLVKSFQYVLIITLAQLPGYFTAAYLIERVGRKAVLGIYLLMTAACAIWFGNASTAGMLLTAGIFLSFFNLGAWGAMYAYTPELYPTSVRSTGVGFAAAFGRIGGIIGPYLVGLLIDNGTTINAVFVVFFVAIVIGALTVMLFGRETKGKDPDRA, from the coding sequence ATGAGTGAAGCTGCGGCGTTACTGCGTACGTCAAAAAACCGCAAATTGCTGTTCAGCGCCGGATTTAGCTGGTTATTTGACGCCATGGATGTTGGGCTTGTCTCGTTTATCGCAGCGGCTTTAAGCGTCGATTGGAACCTCAATGCTGAGCAGATTGGTCTGCTTGCCGCGATAAACTCTACGGGAATGGCATTTGGCGCAGCGGTATCCGGATCGCTTGCTGACCGCTACGGCCGAAAAGCCGTGCTACTATGGACCTTGCTGCTGTTTTCCGTAGCCAGCGGATTATCTGCCCTTGCACCCAATTTGTTTGTTCTGGCTTTGCTGCGTTTTGTTGCGGGATTTGGTTTAGGCGGGGAGCTTCCGGTTGCATCTACGTTAGTATCCGAATCGGTGCCAGTTGAAGTAAGAGGCAGAGCGATTGTTCTGCTTGAGAGCTTCTGGGCAGGCGGCTGGATTCTTGCTGCTCTCATCTCCTACTTTTTTATTCCGCATTACGGATGGAGAATGGCACTTGTTATCGGTGCTATACCCGCGGTCTATGCGTTGTTCCTAAGACGGGCAATTGAAGATTCCCCGCGCTATAAAGAGCAGGCCGACAGGAGAAGGCTTAGCTTTGGCGAGCGTATGGCTTCCTTGTGGTCGGGTCCCTACCAACGGGCCACCGTAACATTGTGGATTCTTTGGTTCACCGTCGTCTTCTCTTATTACGGCATGTTCCTGTGGCTGCCAACCGTTATGGTCTTGAAAGGCTTTACGCTCGTCAAGAGCTTTCAATACGTGCTTATTATTACATTAGCCCAATTACCGGGATATTTTACGGCTGCCTATTTGATTGAAAGGGTCGGTAGAAAAGCGGTACTCGGCATTTATTTGCTTATGACGGCCGCGTGTGCCATTTGGTTCGGTAATGCCAGTACCGCCGGCATGCTTCTTACTGCAGGCATTTTCCTGTCCTTCTTCAATTTGGGGGCATGGGGAGCCATGTATGCTTATACGCCGGAGCTGTACCCTACAAGCGTTCGCTCGACCGGAGTAGGCTTTGCCGCAGCCTTCGGGAGGATTGGCGGGATAATCGGACCGTATCTGGTAGGCTTGCTAATTGATAACGGCACAACGATTAATGCCGTTTTTGTTGTTTTCTTTGTTGCGATCGTCATCGGTGCGCTAACGGTCATGTTGTTTGGCCGGGAAACAAAAGGTAAGGATCCTGACCGCGCGTAG